Genomic DNA from Candidozyma auris chromosome 1, complete sequence:
AAAACTTTCACAATGATTGTTGTATTGAAAATATATGGACCGGATGGTTGACCTGGCTGCGAATCATCTACAACACTACACACTCGGTCGTAATCGTTTTTTTATGTGCATCATGATATCAAAAGTGTAGATAATCAACCCACCAAGTCTTCGTCCAATCTGGCAGCCGGGTTTGTTTCTATAAAGTCTAACGACACCTTGTGACCCACCAACTCTCTGATGTTAGAAACACCGTACTTGATCATCGTGGGTCTCTCCAACGATAGACCCCAGCCAAGCACTCTCAAGTTCTTGGGCAACCCCATGGGCTCCAACATCTCAGGTCTGAACATACCGGAGTTACCGATCTCAACCCATTTGCCCAAACCCTTGTGGAAGGCAAAGATTTCCATCGAGGGTTCGGTGTATGGATTGTACGCCGCCTTGAATCTCAAGCCGTCCACGCCCATTTTACTGAAAAAATCCTCCATGAAGCCGATCAAGTCTCCTAGCGTAATGTCATAGCCGGCAAGAACACCTTCAACCTGGTGGAACTCGGCCAAGTGGGTTGCGTCTACTGCCTCGTTACGGAACACTCTGTCGATGGAGAACAACCTCGTGGGCTTAGGATCTTCTGctaacttcttcaacattgCAGACGAAATTGCCGTGGTGTGGGTTCTCAATACCATTCTAAGGGactcctcttctttccatGGATAACGGTACCCGATGGAACCGAAAGAGCCTTCCTGGTGCACCTGCTTGATTCTTTCCAAGTATTCCAAGTCATCTGGCTTCTTAGCGAACTTAGGATCCTTCAAGTAGAATGTATCCTGCAAGTCTCTGGCAGgatgttgttgaggaaCGAACAATGTGTCAAAATTCCAGAACCCAGATTCAACGTACTGGTTCGAAGGCATCTCTGTGAAGCCCatggaaaaaaagatcTGTCTAAATTCCTCTCTGACCTTCATCAAGGGGTGCAAAGCACCGGAGTCAGGGTACACACCTTCGGAGTTGAAGTTGTATGGCTTGAACTCTGCGTCCTTCCACGATCCGGTAGTGATCATGTCGCTGGTGATGTCAGTTTCGAGCGATGTGATGGTCAAAGCGAATTTGGGTCCCTTTTGCACTTTGTAACCGATCTGTTTGGTCATGGTGACtaattttctctttttgagctcagtcaattccttcttgtcgtcAAGAGTACCAATGGACTTgatcaccttcaagttgtcCACCACCGCATCTTCTGGAAGCTTGTCCACTTTAGGCACCAATTTGTCACCATCCTTGGCCACCCATCCGTTTTTGAACGCTTTACCTTGACCTAGCTTGCCAACTGCCCCTAGTTTGGCATTAACATCGCTTATCTTCAAACCGTCCAAAGATTTTAAAACCTCATCTAGCAATCTGATCTCATGGGAGCCAGAAACGAGAAACTCTTCGGCCTCTTTGGTCAATATCCAGATATCCTTTTCGATCTTGTCGAAAGTGATCATTTCCTTCGCCCAAAGCGACGCTAACGACGAGTGTAGAGACCCCGAGTcgacatttttgaactCCTCCGACTCCAAGGTGTTTGCTATGGAGCCGTGTTTGTCCACAGCCtgaagaatttgcaacGGTAATTCGGACATTAGTGTTCTTATCCAACTAAACTGTCTATGAGTCAAGCGTATAACGAAAGATTTTCAGAGGCCACTATTTACGCATGCCCGCGAAACCCTGGGCACAGGGCCTACAGTGGAAGGCGAGACAAAGGTAGAATTTGATGGCATAGAGAAGAGttctcttcctcaccaGGTGACTAGAATCCTATCTATGtttgctttctcttcatttaGGTACAAGAGGTGTGGTGTGCTAGTGTTAATGAACTTATAGGGAAGCGCGAtaagaatggctgcaaaatccgCTCAAGGAAGCCGATCCAAACCTAGTACATTTGCACGATTACAGAGGTATGATTTTGGCtaacaaagaaaaagctgaCTTTAAACGAATTAACATTGAGACCATCTGAGCGATTGTATTCACTTGAGGAACACACACAAAAATATTATCTTCGCATCGATGGAGAGGTGAGTACCATCAGCCTTAACCACTACTTCCCTAATAATAATCAAGCTTGCGATATAGGGACACTGTACCTAGTGAAGCAGCAATTTACTTTGCTCACAGATGAACTAATTACAGTCTGTGGGTTCGATTTGAAGACCATTCCGAAAAGCTCCAACTGATCATCTCACAGTATCTCATATAACAAGAAATCGCTCTCGATGTGTGGCTCATGATTCACAGGTCTTTAGACAAGATTTGTGGTAAGGTAGAGTAGAATCCACCATGACAACTCCGCTCAGTGTTGAATCAATTAAGGTTTCACCATCTTCGTCTCTGAGAGTGAGGAATCCACATGCTGGAACTATTAAGGCAAGAAGGGCCCGATCCCCTTGAAAACTAAGGTTACGAAACAATTAGTCAGTACAGCTTGGCCTCTTCACCTCCCCATCGGAATCTCACCAAAGTTCAATTGCATCCTCCTGAATCCTCAAGTCAGGAACATAGTGAATTTTACATATTCCACAAGCTACAGCTATGACGCAGAAATACCGGAACACTCTCGAGCCAATTCACGTTCATTCCGTTGAAAATCTCTGATGTCTCCATGTAGAACATCATCCCAAACTACTCGTGGAGTTTGCCTCTACAATGACATGAGGCAGTGTTGCTGTAGGCTGCTGAGTTCTATTTCAcatcatttgcagccaatatGCTCACGCTTCTCTGGACCATACTCTGGTCCCTTCCCCCACTCAATTggctcaatttctttttgttccttttttcATGACCTACAACATGAATCACCGCAATTGGCGACTTCAACTGCCCCCGCTGCCTCTCGGCAAAACACGCCAGATGTTCACTGCATGCTTCCTTGCTTGTCGAGGTTCCATCGCAAGGCTGCGAGCAAAGAGACAAGCAGATAGCCCTCGGCAAATATATGATATCAGATGCCACACAACCTTTTCTACGCCGTGAAAACGAGTAGGAGTCACTTCTATACGTTCTAAGAAAATAAACAACAATTCACACTTTCCTCCCAAATCTTCATCTCACTGGCGTTTCTGCCCAATTGCTCTGCATTCACTCACCAGCTGCACCGCACTGGGTGCAAATGTAAAAGCCCAGTAAAAGCTGGTTAACTTGCCAAACTCTCGTTCTATCAATTGGATCACCAGTCCTGTAACAAAATTAAACCCAAATTCAGCTTAGCCACTGTATACATGTCAATGACCTGGGCATCCTTTCTGCGCCTGGGTGTGACACCATCACACTCTCCTCGATTTAGGGTGGAAATCCGAGCCCAATTCCCCTCAAAAATAGAATTCCTGGTAAACCCTCCTGCACTCGCCCACATAGTTCAGGCcctattttttttttttttttttttactttttcgTCCTCGATCATTCACTGCAGCAACATTGCCCACTTTCTCTGAGTCGCCTTCGCGCGGCTGTAGCGCCTGCGTTATTCCTTCGGTTCAGTTGCTGCTACAGGGGAACCAAATGCCCAAAATTCATTCTTTCACTCCACAAAAATGAAGCCAACAATGTGCTTTCTTTGTGTCTGTGATTTTTTCCGATCATTTTCTTCCTGCGAGGATTCTTTATGCTAacattctcttctcctttgtCACATTTTCTCCAACGTTCCTTTGTTCATTGTTTCTATGTTCTTTATTGCATCTTGCGGCCGGTTGgactttttctctcatgAGGCTGTACGGTTGGCCAAGATTGCTGCGAATTCCACAAGTATAAAATGACAAGCCTTCCTCCACATTTCTCCAGCTGGTGTAGTACATCAATTTTATCATGGTTTGCGGCgacattttgaagatcatCGTGGCCATCTTCCTTCCTCCGTTGGGTGTGTTTTTGGAAGTCGGCTGCTCGGGCGCCTTCTGGTTGAATCTTATCTTGACCTTCCTTGGTTACATCCCAGGCATCATCCACGCCCTCTATATTATTATAACTCGATAGCACGAATCATGTCAAAGTTTATATGAATTGTATGAGTATACGAGAAGAAACATGTAGCGAGATATATGTAGCTCTACAATTTGGTGCTTGCTTATTCGTCGTCCGTGTAATTTCTATTACTTGTTTAAGCGTTGAGAGGCTTGTCGAAGGTGGCCAAAGCGGCTTCCTTAAAGGCCTCAGACAAGGTTGGATGAGCATGGCACGTTCTGGCAACGTCCTCGGTGCTGGCTCCGTACTCAAGCGCCAAGCCACCCTCGGCAATCATCTCACCAGCGTTAGGACCAATGATGTGGATACCCAAGATTCTCTGGGTCTCTGCGTCGGCAAGGAACTTGACAAATCCGTCAGTGTCCAAGTTGGTCTTGGCTCTCGAGTTGGCAACGAAGGGGAACTTACCAACCTTGTATTTGATACCGTCAGCCTTCAATTGCTCCTCGCTGGCGCCGACCCATGCAACCTCTGGGTGGGTGTACATGACAGATGGAATGTTACCGTAGTTCACGTGGCCGTGGCCGTGCTTGATGTACTCAGCGGCGGCGACaccctcttcttccgccTTGTGGGCCAACATGACACCGAAAGTGGCATCACCAATGGCTCTGATGTGAGGCTTGGCGGTTCTGAACTGCGAGTCAATGACAATTCTTCCCCTCTCGTCCTCCTCCACACCAACGGCCTGGTGGTTCAAGCCCTCGGTGTTTGGTTTTCTGCCAAtggccaccaacaacacaTCGGCCTCCAAATCCTCGGTCTTGCCCGACTTGACTTCCTCCACAGAGATTTTGACAATGTCGCCGTCTCTCTTACCGCTGGTCACCTTGGTGCccaacttgaacttcaagCCCTGCTTCTGCAACAATCTCTGGGTCTGCTTGGCCACTTCACCATCCATACCAGCACCGATGGCGTTCTGAAACTCAATGATGGTCACCTCAGAACCAATTCTCGAGTAGACAGAGGCCATCTCCAAACCAATGATACCACCACCAATGATGgccatcttctttggaacttccttcaaggacaaggcACCAGTAGAGGTGACAATTCTCTCCTCGTCAATCTCGATACCGGGAAATGGAGTTGGCACCGAACCAGTGGcaatggtgatgttgtcTGCAGAAACCTCGTATGGCTCCGAGCCATCGATGGGCTTGACAGTGAGGGTCTTTTCATCCTTGAAAGCGCCATGACCCTTCAAGTAGGTGACACCATTTTTCTTAAAAAGCATCTCCACACCTGAGGTCAAGCCCTTGACGgacttctccttggcagCCTGCAAGTTGGCCACGTTGATGGAGGCCTCTCCAGGAAGGTCAATGCCCCTGTCCTTGGACTCGTGCTTAATCTGGTGGTACAAATGGGTGTTGTTCAAAAGCGATTTCGAAGGAATACAGCCCACGTTAAGACAAGTACCACCCAAGGCGCCTCTGGACTCGATACAGGCGGTCTTCAAGTTGAGCTGGGCCAACTTGATGGCGTGGATGTAACCACCGGGACCACCGCCAATCACCACGGCGTCGTAGTGGCCGGCTTTGGACGAATTGAATCTAAGAAAAGATCTCAAGGGAGCTGCGGATCTCAACATGGCAAACGGTGtttttgttgttcttgcaaCTGTGGGTGGAGCAAGTGATGATGGAGTAAGAAGCTGTTTTTTTCGAAATGCCTGCCTTTGGGGGAGTGCTCGGAGGGAGTGTCTATAATCGGAGGAAAAAGTGCGCTTTATGGCGGATCCCGGGCGTCCGATTGGGTTCTTGGGGGAAATTCCTTGACGAAAGTGAGCGAATACTTTGATTAATTAGGTGGTGTGAGAAACAAAGCTATGTTTGAAAATTGTACGCTTTCTAATGTTGCCCCAGATTGGTGTGTGGTAATCTGTTTGTGTGGTGCTGCTGAGGTGTAATTTATAGTGCACCGGCAATCGTTGCGAACCAAGTCCGAGCACTAGGTGCAAATCCATGACAGCGGCCTTGACTTCCCCAGGAGAGTCTGTGTGACTCCACGCCGGGTCGcctttttttaaaaaaataGAGACATAACAAAATGAGTTTTTGACTGAAGTGTAGGTTTGGACCTTTGAATCGAGCGCATTTTACTGGTTGTGACTTTTGCATGGTGACACTGTTGACTGCTTTAGGCAATTCAGTCTCACACTAAACTATCTTTAAAAGACCCTAGCCAGAAAGTTGCCTCATGGGTTGGATACGAATACGCTATGGCATTCAATTTGTGATATCGGTCTTTCCGTCgagtttcttgagcttggcCGCCGAGGCGTCATTTGTATCctctttcaagatcttAACGTATTTAGTGATCTTCTCACAGAGCTTCGACCGGTCAACTTCGTAACGGTTCCAGAAGGAAGTATCTGTCAATTCTTCGCAAACAAGCCATTGTGATAAAGTGTGTATACGAAGCTCATAGTCGCTGTCGCCGACGGCCTCGTTGTACTCGCCAATCTTTCGCAAGTACCGACCCTTGTAGTCGTACTTGTTTTTTGCTGATAGTTCGTTGTAAAGAGGGTTCATTTTGGGCATGTGCACATGAAGAAATAGGGCAGATGGTGTTGCGAGATCCTTATTCTCCAGAGCAAATCGTGTGTATAGCTCTTTCGTGTAATCGTTCTCTTGAAACATGTATAGACGCTGGTCTAGGGATTGCAGGCGGAGCCACGATCTCCACTTTGCAAAGAACTCCTTTGACTCCTGTGGATCACGCTGAATAAGCGTGGTTTCATCAAAATACTTCTCTTCCGGTTCTGTTGGTCTTGGTCTCCACACACCCATAAACTCTACCTGGTACTCACACAAGTAATAAGGCTCGTTCATGACATGAAGAGCCGGTACAAACGTCTCTCTGTCGCCAGAGCCATGAACACCTTGGTAAAGAAGTGGGTAGTAAAACTCTCTGTGGATGTTGTAGTATGCAGCAAGAGCAAGGCTTCGGAAGTGTTCCTTCTTTGAGAACACCAACTGGCCACTTTCAACGCCTCTTCCGGGAGGCGTGCCATCCAAATCATGGAAGTATATTTCTTTATCAATGTCCTTTGTAATGTACTCGTTAAACGGCTGAGAATTCTCCAAGCCTTGTCTTTTAACTGGCTCGCCTATAGTGAAGCGAGCAATGTCATAATAGAGAGGAGAGGTACCCTTGTGCCAGACATCGGGCCATAGAATAAAACGAGTCTCCATATACGGCTTAgagctcaacaaaaaatcgACATTCTTGAGAACGAAGTTGTCTGCGTCCAAGGCGATGGTGTTGTCGAAGGATGACATGAGCAAAGACACAGCTTTCAATTGGAAGGGTCTTTGCCCAAAAGGTCAAATGTCGACTTCCCCAACACCCGTTCCGTGACCACACATTTAGCATCGAGTTTTGGGGCCACTTCCTCACACGCCTGCTTGTGGTAGTCATTCTCTGTATCTAGAATGATCTCAATGGGCAACTGGGATCCCACCTGCCGAAGCTGGCCCGCAAGCATCAACGCTCCTGGAAGATGTATGCCATTGGCGCTGATGGCGATTCCGTCACCATTATATAGCTCAGCAGGTGGCTGCGGCACCGACCGAAGCTCTCTCACCACATGGTCGTGGTTTGTCTGGATTTCTTCCATCTGCAAGTCATTGAGCTTCACTCTATTTTTTGTGAGCCACTTCTTTGTGTAAAACGACCCAATCACCTCCCTAAAAGAGTTCCCGTTTATGGGCTCCCCAATCTCCGAATCCTGGAGCATGGCCAACTTCGGCCCGTACTTGACTAGCACATCGCCGAAAAGATACCTGAAATAGGCCTCTCTATCGAAACCAAGCTTCTTTCCCTCCTCAATGGCGTTCTTTGTATCTTCTCcgtttttcaagaactcaCCCACAAGGACCTTTTTTAGCTCCTCCTCGTGCGACTCCAAATACCTAGCCTTGAGCTCAGCCAAAAGCGTGTAACTCTTTTGTAGCGTCTGGTAGAACAAATATGTGTAATCTTTCGTCAtctgctttttcaagtcCGCCATCAAGATAGTCTTGTATTCATCGCTATATTTGTCCGAAACCTCCTGGTAGATCTGCTTTAGAAACTCTCCACCgtccttctccaacttcagCGTAAGCGCCAGCGTCAACTCTTCTTTCGAAATGGGCACGTCCTCGGAGAACTTTGCAATTCGCCTCAACTCGTTACTGGTGGCCACAAATGCCTCGTCAACCACGTAGTATCTGGCATTATCGGTTGCAAACTTCCAGACGCCAACTCCAGAATATAATGCAGGGCCATTCACAAGAGCTACCGACAGGAAACACAAGTAGTAGACAAGATTTATAACGGCAAGGGTGGCTACGAGGATTATGAGGGGTCTTCGGTTTTTCGAGGTGATCTGAAAGAGTTCCCTCATGGTGGGGTGGGGACTATAGGTtgagttggtgatggaaAGAGATATTGGTAGTAGCTCGGCTGAATTTGGCTTTCGCGCCGAGCCTTGTCAGTACGAGAGAACGTGGCCGATGACGGAGAGAGGGTGAGAAACGAGAATTAAGGCGCTTCAAAgatgatttttcttttattgGGGAATAGACGATGCTCGTGTGTTTGGGGCTTGCATTTATATGCTTTAGGTTCGTCtcatggctgcaaatgcGGAGGGCCATCTGAGAGAAAGACTGCTGCATCTAGTGAATGTTGCAGCCAGGCGTGTAGCTGCGGTAAATCAGTATGGGACACAAAGCCTGCAGTTTCTGATGTCGAATTAAGCTCTATAGAAGTGATTCAGTTATTCAACCTGATTTCGATGGCTTTCCTGTCATCATTCTCTTATGCCCACACTCATCTAGCGCGTACACGCCAAGCAAGTACGCCAACCTTGTCACGACAAGATCGATAGCCATTTGAATGGAATCTTTGGCCAAATCCACTTTTGAtccatcaatttcttgcCAGTTCACGGGGATTTCGGCGATTGGCGTATTTTGAAGATcggcaagaagaagcacttCAACGTCAAATATCCACCGTTCAGTATGCATGTGTGGAAAGATGAGTTGCACTGCTGGTCTATTGAACATCTTGAATCCACATTGGGTATCCTGGATCTTTCGTATACCGAAAATGAACACTAGAGTGTGGAGGCCGTACATCAAGAAATTACGAATAAAAGATCGCTTCACGACAGCATCAGTGTTCACCATGTGAGCTCGCAGCCCGATTGCCACTGCTGGCTTGTTGCTGGGCTGACCttgaaggttttgaagcaatttttcaacgTCGCTGAACTGTGTGGCCCCATCAGCATCTGCAAATAACATAAACTTCCCTGAGCCATGCAAAAGACCATGTCTGACGGCTCCACCTTTTCCTCTattcttttgcaacttcaccaCCCGCATAACATGAGGAGCAAGTTTAAGAGAATTGGCCAATTCCAACGCGTACTCGGCTGTTCCATCGCTAGATCCGTCGTCTACCACGAGTATTTCATACTGTTTACTGTAGTGGCTGTCCAAGTATTCTACTGCCTCCTTGACCATTCTTCCCAATCTGGACGTTTCATTGTAACAAGGCACCACCACACTCAACAAGACATTTTCAGCCTCTTTGGGtgctcttgaagagtttATCGCCTCAGGTAGTGGGTGGACCATGCCTTGGTCGTCGTTTGTAGCATATAGCAGTTCCTTGGGAAGTGCCGCTCGAGGTTGATGTGAAAACAAGATCACCAATCCGTAGACAATTGCAAGAGCGGTGAAAAGGGTGGAAACCGCATAGAACGCCACGGACATGGGGGGTAATGGCTCTATAAGAATTGGAAGGTAACGTTAGCTGAATATTGAAGAGACTCGTTGACACAAGGTTGGCACCGCGCTGAGCGTGCATCCATGTGCAGTACGCGGAAGGCGGTGTAGCcgttttttgcaaccattgcaATCATCGGGCTTTCACGGCCTATTTTGATGCTAGTTTGGTAACTCTGTTATTGAGGATCCTGGCattgttcaaaaagatctcCACAAGCTCCTCAAACCTTATCGTGTCAGAACCATCCCTAATCTTATCAAATCCATGGAAAATCTCTACCGGGTCCATTTCCAATTCAACCTCGTAGGAAGTGTCGCTCTCCACCACCGCTTTGCCCAGTTTGCTCTTCAGTGTCTTAGGAACACTCACCTTGGTGAAATCAAATCGCGTGATTGTGGGAGCATGGCTCCACGTActcctctttttcattctcgTTAAGGATGGTTTGTTTTTTTTAAGGATGGGCTCTACGCTATTCTCTGGGATAGGAAACTCAAACAGCATCAGTAGACGGAGATCGTACATGGACATTGGATTGTGGATGTACAAGTCCGAGATACGCTTTTTTTCGATTGCCACATACCGAGGCGGCGTCAAGGTGTTGTCTTTGCTGAttctcactttctttggctgctCGTTTCTCTCAGTGATCTGGAAGAATTGGTCAGTCACGTCGGAATCTAGCGTGGAAAACTTGCGCCCCTGTTTACCTTGCCCTCCTCCTGCTTTCCTTTTCTGTTCCTGGAATGCTTTTTCTAGCTCCTCCAAATAGTTGGTCATTTCTTTCCACCCAACCTCATGTACCCCCATGTCAAACTTGATGTCGGATTGTTTCGTGTAAATACACTCTGTCGATACGCCAATGTCCAAACGGCGGCCCGTTGACTTGTCAATAATTGTGCCAAACTTAAGCTCAAGTTCCAAATATTGTC
This window encodes:
- the ALG5 gene encoding dolichyl-phosphate beta-glucosyltransferase — its product is MSVAFYAVSTLFTALAIVYGLVILFSHQPRAALPKESLYATNDDQGMVHPLPEAINSSRAPKEAENVLLSVVVPCYNETSRLGRMVKEAVEYLDSHYSKQYEILVVDDGSSDGTAEYALELANSLKLAPHVMRVVKLQKNRGKGGAVRHGLLHGSGKFMLFADADGATQFSDVEKLLQNLQGQPSNKPAVAIGSRAHMVNTDAVVKRSFIRNFLMYGLHTLVFIFGIRKIQDTQCGFKMFNRPAVQLIFPHMHTERWIFDVEVLLLADLQNTPIAEIPVNWQEIDGSKVDLAKDSIQMAIDLVVTRLAYLLGVYALDECGHKRMMTGKPSKSG
- the LPD1 gene encoding dihydrolipoyl dehydrogenase; its protein translation is MLRSAAPLRSFLRFNSSKAGHYDAVVIGGGPGGYIHAIKLAQLNLKTACIESRGALGGTCLNVGCIPSKSLLNNTHLYHQIKHESKDRGIDLPGEASINVANLQAAKEKSVKGLTSGVEMLFKKNGVTYLKGHGAFKDEKTLTVKPIDGSEPYEVSADNITIATGSVPTPFPGIEIDEERIVTSTGALSLKEVPKKMAIIGGGIIGLEMASVYSRIGSEVTIIEFQNAIGAGMDGEVAKQTQRLLQKQGLKFKLGTKVTSGKRDGDIVKISVEEVKSGKTEDLEADVLLVAIGRKPNTEGLNHQAVGVEEDERGRIVIDSQFRTAKPHIRAIGDATFGVMLAHKAEEEGVAAAEYIKHGHGHVNYGNIPSVMYTHPEVAWVGASEEQLKADGIKYKVGKFPFVANSRAKTNLDTDGFVKFLADAETQRILGIHIIGPNAGEMIAEGGLALEYGASTEDVARTCHAHPTLSEAFKEAALATFDKPLNA
- the FRS2 gene encoding phenylalanine--tRNA ligase subunit alpha, producing the protein MSELPLQILQAVDKHGSIANTLESEEFKNVDSGSLHSSLASLWAKEMITFDKIEKDIWILTKEAEEFLVSGSHEIRLLDEVLKSLDGLKISDVNAKLGAVGKLGQGKAFKNGWVAKDGDKLVPKVDKLPEDAVVDNLKVIKSIGTLDDKKELTELKKRKLVTMTKQIGYKVQKGPKFALTITSLETDITSDMITTGSWKDAEFKPYNFNSEGVYPDSGALHPLMKVREEFRQIFFSMGFTEMPSNQYVESGFWNFDTLFVPQQHPARDLQDTFYLKDPKFAKKPDDLEYLERIKQVHQEGSFGSIGYRYPWKEEESLRMVLRTHTTAISSAMLKKLAEDPKPTRLFSIDRVFRNEAVDATHLAEFHQVEGVLAGYDITLGDLIGFMEDFFSKMGVDGLRFKAAYNPYTEPSMEIFAFHKGLGKWVEIGNSGMFRPEMLEPMGLPKNLRVLGWGLSLERPTMIKYGVSNIRELVGHKVSLDFIETNPAARLDEDLVG